Proteins from a genomic interval of Zingiber officinale cultivar Zhangliang chromosome 1B, Zo_v1.1, whole genome shotgun sequence:
- the LOC122053424 gene encoding histidine protein methyltransferase 1 homolog, which yields MRAPSLLAQCLPALVPHDKVSQTGVSVVSERDLHLPSPAVEVIPSKNAHPYKYAGENVDLQGLKLFKGRISVTDMIGFSSFETSSSKPDGSLKCWENSTDLVSILKLEIRDGLLSFRSKRILELGCGYGLAGTFACLKGASTVHFHDLNAETIRCATIPNVLANLEQARDKQSRQSESPLTPSRQQLTSDVHFYAGDWEELHTVLSVVRVEGVDLSQGVSLSFSEDDFIEACSSHDESGLAHEACSRQSRKLSGSRAWERGSETDPGDGGYDVILITEIPPSVNSLKKLYALITKCLRPPYGVLYLAVKKNFIGSNGIVRQLRAMVDEEGIFGIHIITDVVDREIWKFFFK from the exons ATGAGGGCGCCTTCACTCCTTGCGCAATGCTTACCGGCGTTGGTGCCACATGACAAAGTTAGCCAGACTGGTGTTTCTGTCGTCTCTGAGAGGGATTTACACCTTCCCTCTCCTGCTGTCGAGGTTATTCCTTCTAAG AATGCTCATCCATACAAATATGCTGGGGAAAATGTTGATCTACAAGGGCTTAAACTTTTCAAG GGAAGAATTAGTGTTACAGACATGATTGGGTTTTCAAGTTTTGAGACATCATCATCCAAACCTGATG GATCCCTTAAGTGTTGGGAGAATTCAACAGATCTTGTAAGTATTCTTAAGCTAGAGATTCGTGACGGGCTTCTAAGTTTTAGAAGCAAAAGGATTCTAGAG CTTGGTTGTGGTTATGGTTTGGCTGGAACTTTTGCTTGCCTTAAG GGTGCTTCTACAGTTCATTTTCATGATCTGAATGCAGAAACTATAAGATGTGCAACCATACCAAATGTCCTTGCGAATCTTGAGCAGGCTAGGGACAAGCAGAGTCGCCAATCCGAGAGCCCTCTCACTCCGTCACGGCAGCAGTTGACTTCTGATGTCCATTTCTATGCTGGGGACTGGGAGGAACTCCATACGGTCTTATCTGTAGTAAGGGTGGAAGGTGTTGACTTATCACAGGGGGTTAGCCTTAGCTTCTCTGAGGATGACTTTATAGAGGCATGCAGTAGTCATGATGAGAGTGGCCTTGCTCATGAAGCTTGTTCAAGGCAGTCAAGAAAGCTTTCTGGAAGTCGGGCTTGGGAAAGAGGTAGCGAGACAGACCCAGGAGATGGTGGCTATGATGTCATTTTGATCACTGAGATTCCTCCATCAGTAAATTCCTTGAAGAAGTTATATGCACTCATAACAAAG TGTTTACGACCACCATATGGAGTCTTGTATTTGGCTGTGAAGAAGAACTTTATAGGTTCCAACGGTATTGTGCGGCAGCTACGAGCTATGGTGGATGAGGAAGGTATTTTTGGCATCCACATCATTACTGACGTTGTGGACAGGGAGATCTGGAAATTCTTTTTCAAGTGA